In Syngnathus acus chromosome 21, fSynAcu1.2, whole genome shotgun sequence, one genomic interval encodes:
- the neurod1 gene encoding neurogenic differentiation factor 1: protein MTRSEQNFGESEVQQEEACSPAGIGTVTGTGTGDEEEEDDERRLLDDDDEEDEDEQEQEQEQEEDEDEGEGDGKPKRRGPKKKKMTKARMQRFKVRRMKANARERNRMHGLNDALESLRKVVPCYSKTQKLSKIETLRLAKNYIWTLSEILRSGKAPDLITFVQALCKGLSQPTANLVAGCLQLNPRTFLPEQSPEFPAHLSLPAPGAAPYAAHFSYRSPGLTPGLPSPPYGTMEPSHIFRQVKVPAYGAPDSYFDGVPLTDSPPFDPPLSPPLSVNGNFSSFKQEAAAAAAAADYDKSYPFGVHYGGGVYPQVDNLLGFDGHSHQLNAMFHES, encoded by the exons ATGACGAGGTCGGAGCAGAATTTCGGCGAGTCCGAGGTTCAGCAGGAGGAGGCGTGCAGCCCCGCGGGGATCGGAACGGTGACCGGCACCGGCACAGGagacgaggaggaagaggacgatGAACGCCGCCTCctggacgacgacgacgaggaggacgaagacgagcaagagcaagagcaagagcaggaggaagacgaggacGAGGGCGAGGGCGACGGCAAGCCAAAGAGACGAGGacccaagaagaagaagatgaccAAGGCTCGCATGCAGAG GTTCAAAGTTCGGCGTATGAAGGCGAACGCTCGCGAGCGCAACCGCATGCACGGTCTGAACGACGCCCTGGAGAGTCTGCGCAAAGTGGTGCCCTGCTACTCCAAGACGCAAAAACTCTCCAAGATCGAGACCCTGCGCCTGGCCAAGAACTACATCTGGACCCTCAGCGAGATCCTGCGTTCCGGGAAAGCCCCGGACCTCATCACCTTTGTGCAGGCGCTCTGTAAAG GTCTGTCCCAGCCGACCGCCAACCTGGTGGCGGGCTGTCTGCAGCTGAACCCTCGCACTTTCCTCCCCGAGCAGTCGCCTGAGTTCCCGGCCCACCTGTCGCTGCCGGCGCCGGGCGCCGCCCCCTACGCGGCCCACTTCTCCTACCGGAGCCCCGGGCTGACGCCGGGCCTGCCCAGCCCGCCCTACGGCACCATGGAGCCCTCGCACATTTTCCGCCAGGTCAAGGTTCCGGCGTACGGCGCCCCGGACAGCTACTTTGACGGCGTCCCGCTGACGGACAGCCCCCCCTTTGACCCGCCCCTCAGCCCACCCCTCAGCGTCAACGGGAACTTCTCGTCATTCAAacaggaggcggcggcggcggcggcggcggcggactACGACAAGAGCTACCCCTTCGGCGTCCACTACGGCGGGGGCGTCTACCCGCAGGTAGACAACCTGCTGGGCTTCGACGGACACTCGCATCAGCTCAACGCCATGTTTCACGAGTCGTGA
- the cerkl gene encoding ceramide kinase-like protein, which translates to MSTREDDIEKKEQKKRKEKEKEQEIVKEEREPDAAEHSDGVLLRGIFKVGKKSHDVLLTGTRLTWTPVLPESPAGEACRAPPAALMLRDVLAVKVKRRRSAGRRSGGPVLGLALFFCKRRGRRLEEDALHLHNASSEHARIWYDALRELLAGVCGRPRRLKVFINPSSHKKEAVHVYREHVAPLFKMADVCTDITVTEKRGHALSVMKELNVDDFDGLVCVGGDGFVAELCHAVVLRAQLDADYPCVPVRAALPLGIIPAGSTDVVSCSVHGVRDPVTAAMHIILGHVQRADMCSLRSAGQPPRFGFAAMFGFGARSLARAEKKRWMAPARRRHYALLKTLARLRAEDCQLSFLTSRANNQDPNDHDDDPDGDSEGAESWSSAEGPFLSIGVMAIPCLSPHAPRGLAPNTKLANGRAALIAVRATSRSEFVKHLKSYGAPGGQLDFSFVETHAVTAVRLRPRGSTACTEDESEDGARVRSTARVRSTARASARATSVVQSDAGLSFPWNIDGELLEFPNEVLIRVHGRLIGLYGEDVDEAESAAPCGCI; encoded by the exons ATGTCGACCCGCGAGGACGACATAGAGAAGAAAGagcagaagaagaggaaggagaaggAAAAGGAGCAGGAGATCGTCAAGGAGGAGCGCGAGCCGGACGCGGCGGAGCACAG CGATGGTGTGTTGCTGCGCGGGATCTTCAAAGTAGGCAAGAAGAGCCACGACGTTCTCCTGACTGGCACCCGACTCACCTGGACCCCCGTTCTGCCCGAGAGCCCCGCAG GTGAGGCGTGCCGGGCGCCGCCCGCCGCGCTGATGCTGCGTGACGTCCTGGCGGTGAAGGTGAAGCGGCGGCGGTCGGCCGGGCGGCGTTCCGGGGGCCCCGTGCTGGGCCTGGCTTTGTTCTTCTGCAAGCGACGGGGCCGCCGGCTGGAGGAGGACGCGCTGCACCTCCACAACGCGTCCTCGGAGCACGCGCGCATCTGGTACGACGCCTTGAGGGAGCTTCTCGCAG GTGTGTGCGGGCGGCCCAGGCGCTTGAAGGTGTTCATCAACCCCAGCAGCCACAAGAAGGAGGCCGTTCACGTCTACAGGGAGCACGTGGCGCCCCTCTTCAAGATGGCCGACGTCTGCACTGACATCACCG tgaCAGAGAAGAGGGGACACGCCCTGTCAGTGATGAAGGAGCTCAATGTGGATGACTTTGATGG GCTGGTGTGCGTGGGCGGCGACGGCTTTGTGGCGGAGCTCTGCCACGCCGTGGTTCTGCGAGCCCAACTGGACGCCGACTATCCCTGTGTTCCAGTCAGGGCGGCGCTTCCTCTGGGGATCATCCCGGCGG GCTCTACGGACGTGGTTTCCTGTTCTGTTCACGGAGTGAGAGATCCAGTCACGGCTGCCATGCACATCATCCTCG GCCACGTGCAGCGGGCGGACATGTGCAGCTTGCGCTCGGCGGGTCAGCCGCCGCGCTTCGGCTTCGCCGCCATGTTCGGCTTCGGGGCGCGCAGCCTGGCTCGGGCCGAAAAGAAGCGCTGGATGGCGCCGGCGCGCCGCCGCCACTACGCGCTGCTCAAGACCCTGGCCCGCTTGAG AGCGGAGGACTGTCAGCTGTCTTTTCTCACGAGCCGCGCAAACAACCA GGACCCCAATGATCATGATGATGATCCAGACGGCGACTCAG AGGGGGCGGAGTCTTGGAGCAGCGCCGAGGGCCCGTTCCTGAGCATCGGCGTGATGGCCATCCCCTGCCTGAGTCCTCACGCGCCCCGAGGGCTGGCCCCCAACACCAA ACTGGCAAACGGCCGCGCGGCTTTGATCGCGGTGAGAGCCACGTCCAGGTCGGAGTTTGTCAAACACCTCAAGAGCTACGGCGCCCCCGGTGGCCAG TTGGACTTCTCCTTCGTGGAGACGCACGCCGTGACAGCGGTGAGGCTCCGCCCCCGTGGGTCGACCGCTTGCACGGAGGACGAAAGCGAGGACGGCGCCAGGGTCAGGTCCACGGCCAGGGTCAGGTCCACGGCCAGGGCCAGCGCCAGAGCCACGTCCGTCGTCCAGTCGGACGCCGGCCTCAGCTTCCCTTGGAACATTGACGGAGAGCTGCTGGAGTTCCCCAACGAAGTGCTCATCAG GGTCCACGGGCGACTCATCGGCTTGTACGGCGAGGACGTGGATGAGGCCGAGTCAGCGGCGCCCTGCGGCTGCATCTGA